One window from the genome of Rhizoctonia solani chromosome 15, complete sequence encodes:
- a CDS encoding chitinase, which yields MRIFRSCTTPVIISATLARAALVDLTKANRREPLPDLPDWSRAGFEGGNPLPDNSKVAFTLSAAALASSIMLSPTTGKIDTWIIDLMGSDHPYRQDDTAGLQQAITAMSSQSVPDGTYRLIQLPAGTINLSYMIYVDTSYLIIRGAGPDPNAGGTKIVFRPDSDTKYDKIINDRWDLDSMEYKWDFQDEAGKRVFGTASGGWLWPGRSIFRIGSSQVAAKYTRQHAEAPKNRKDLFKGSVNYHWRSDEGKVKGWMVSQEKDKAGVMGTSTIRLNVTNTTWVTTADVTATDWWIASPAKRNDFLSWGVETQNWFVNSYIFQDWFTVTKRGADETGRYIELDRPLRFDVYRSSTGDGSSPMEDSEIFAKAMPIAHVVHHVGIENLYMTQEIAGLTPESATRNYGNLAPEQAMHGIVFRYARDSWVRNIQTFMTGSHPIATEAARNIQIQDNYFDGAWNKGKGGNGYLRGSRVWDSLYYNNTLRNLRHITMQWCAMGNVVILNNMTFMEVGKVLIYSSLTTYPSRIRIVRGLARAVAARAETKRVDGGEYVEYRPYFARDGSLSSKIWQLGWDSQSPAGIRYSHLSVENRAPIKDWQSHELVDYSKGPAYGANSLMEDPHTSLFLKDVSAATGTVATYSGIAGNNYCRGDVETRAIGYYSASASRRVCNPFYPDAIDTSAFTHILFAYGALARDGTITVASEDQQLLRDVAALKSNDTSLKVFLAVGGWGLGADPANMVAIATSASARTKLGTSGAAICQSYGLDGIDVEWAPGISATQWGAAPGLKAANFNLSMSTPHSFWSSSGVNTVAADLSKAVDFTSLISHDLSGATLEYPNSLPKMSAAVMNIHKLGFPRGQIMMGVPFYGRSRKLVDSTCTADGCGIVSGLGSTSECLSTTSIGRGTFPYFAISDRLNGGTLDEDSNGESTEIDGSAARYVTGTGYVFDYETPASVVEKARAATMLCLGGLSISALDQDNRKFELTTAIWGAGALVPTAAEIASTISGEPLTENGLVSVEFWDKAADQILAKYPSLSMQLNYQVMLLLGIRALDAVASSLYEYLKFSALSEDSFALYKKWETKALNWALANETGKGNDFWQCSRHADSDFSHDTCPGGHNTRGADVNDVYWRLTDPGGFSNYLVESLGMDTSNLIIGDIYVGRNPSTCISFPLRRELSSNATNVTLTLKYDDAVPETNATIIANSEIFEDDGTGRVRRVQVGNSSIEARHHVSSMPPYDPADNSEGFSPYDPDKDCRTLWHDVLLIDADKFFPNIKDGIQAYLDQYEEFKLSAINLASSPFETVESLAPSLYLTLTTLTSGNDTLYSTMQYIEQVKYDKALQEQYDALEEQARQAGIQLIIDIVLTLLSFVPFGGLVSGAARAARALVPVFRSARATRSLARGLEKALDGAMDARSLRSVDELLSPIALEGRGRIGKALDRIQEFGFSCDNSDYTGLALDMFSLAEPALPSLPLPRRSFLYNDTFTEPSGQDLSTIDSTSPIINPNESKRSEWSHLHSRAPAQVETCIWRPKFNAAEFKSKNYRSFCHDTSALYPMEWVDVDNNNEVKKVTYADCRPPNGNDRTTVAAGMRFADKDKRKAKNLPPDPKYCMLLSSAPRIELLRALKLDQPKFTKADADIMCNQPEYKAFFQKVIDRMNSPENMRPLYRGPNTLKNRFIDSGTLPADSTPDSTWESYQRAAAATQSEDGKEMQIMNRYMNSAADARLKTAKDLDVLVKGLSFQDPEAARLFATLKLDDRYITVGGQTNKVGILEATNHANTERYAQKLERVKFRAEPAIDNTKVSADVPGRENVQQEATQKLKWMA from the exons ATGCGGATATTCAGGTCTTGTACTACGCCAGTTATCATCTCGGCAACGCTGGCCAGAGCAGCCTTGGTCGACTTGACCAAGGCAAATCGTCGCGAGCCGCTTCCTGATCTCCCAG ACTGGTCCCGCGCAGGATTCGAGGGTGGTAATCCACTCCCAGACAATTCAAAGG TTGCGTTCACCCTCTCTGCTGCGGCTCTTGCATCCAGTATAATGTTATCCCCAACGACGGGTAAGATTGATACCTGGATCATTGACCTTATGGGCTCTGACCATCCATACAGGCAAGATGACACTGCTGGACTGCAGCAGGCAATCACAGCAATGAGCTCCCAGTCCGTACCCGATGGTACATACCGGCTGATACAGCTGCCTGCTG GAACCATTAATTTGTCCTACATGATCTACGTCGACACTAGCTACTTGATCATTCGTGGTGCAGGCCCAGATCCTAACGCAGGCGGTACCAAGATCGTATTCCGCCCAGACTCTGATACAAAATACGATAAAATTATAAACGATAGG TGGGACCTCGATTCAATGGAATATAAATGGGACTTTCAGGACGAAGCTGGCAAGCGCGTCTTTGGGACTGCGAGCGGAGGATG GCTCTGGCCCGGGAGATCTATTTTTCGGATCGGTAGCAGTCAGGTCGCGGCCAAGTATACCCGTCAACATGCTGAAGCTCCCAAGAACCGCAAGGACCTGTTTAAAGGATCTGTAAACTACCATTGGCGCTCGGATGAAGGAAAAGTTAAAG GCTGGATGGTGTCGCAGGAAAAGGATAAAGCCGGAGTTATGGGTACTAGTACGATAAGA CTCAATGTGACGAACACAACCTGGGTTACTACTGCTGATGTAACCGCAACTGACTGGTGGATAG CTTCTCCCGCGAAACGAAATG ATTTCCTCAGTTGGGGAGTAGAGACCCAAAACTGGTTCGTCAATAGCTATATATT CCAA GACTGGTTCACCGTCACCAAGCGCGGAGCGGACGAAACCGGAAGGTACATCGAGCTTGACCGACCGCTCAGATTCGACGTGTACCGCTCGTCGACGGGAGACGGAAGCAGTCCCATGGAAGATAGTGAGATATTTGCGAAAGCGATGCCTATTGCGCATGTTGTCCACCACGTTGGTATCGAG AATTTGTATATGACTCAGGAGATCGCTGGCCTGACTCCCGAATCTG CAACGAGGAACTATGGGAACTTGGCCCCGGAACAAGCTATGCATGGAATCGTATTCCGATACGCCCGCGACAGCTGGGTTCGAAACATTCAGACTTTCATGACGGGGTCTCATCCG ATTGCAACAGAA GCGGCACGTAACATCCAGATCCAAGATAATTATTTCGATG GTGCATGGAATAAG GGAAAAG GCGGCAACGGGTATCTTCGTGGATCTCGTGTCTGGGATAGCCTGTACTACAACAATACTCTCAGAAATCTACGACACATCACAATGCAATGGTGTG CCATGGGGAATGTGGTCATTCTCAACAACATGAC CTTCATGGAGGTTGGGAAGGTTTTAATCTATTCGAGCTTAACTACGTATCCGTCCCGTATTCGCATCGTTCGGGGTCTTGCTCGAGCTGTGGCGGCGAGGGCGGAGACCAAGAGG GTAGATGGCGGCGAATACGTTGAATATCGTCCG TACTTTGCTCGCGATGGTAGCCTGTCTTCCAAAATCTGGCAGTTGGGATGGGATAGTCAGTCGCCTGCTGGGATTCGTTACTCCCATTTATCAGTGGAAAACCGAG CGCCCATAAAAGACTGGCAAAGTCACGAGCTTGTTGATTATTCCAAGGGTCCAGCGTACGGTGCAAACTCGCTTATGGAAGATCCCCACACTTC GTTGTTCTTGAAAGACGTTAGTGCCGCGACTGGAACCGTAGCCACATATTCAGGAATTGCTGGAAATAACTACTGTCGAGGCGACGTTGAGACACGAGCAATCGGCTATTACTCAGCTTC GGCATCGCGCCGGGTTTGTAACCCCTTTTACCCGGATGCTATTGACACTAGTGCATTTACTCACATTTTA TTCGCATACGGAGCTCTTGCCAGAGATGGGACGATCACTGTCGCAAGTGAAGATCAACAGTTACTCCGAGACGTGGCGGCGCTCAAGTCTAACGACACCTCTCTCAAAGTATTTTTGGCGG TCGGCGGTTGGGGCCTTGGTGCTGATCCCGCGAACATGGTCGCTATTGCAACCAGTGCATCGGCCAGAACCAAGCTGGGGACATCAGGCGCTGCGATTTGCCAAAG CTATGGTCTTGACGGAATTGATGTAGAGTGGGCTCCGGGAATTTCTGCGACGCAATGG GGTGCAGCACCTGGACTCAAAGCCGCCAACTTCAATCTATCTATGTCGACCCCCCATTCATTTTGGTCCAGCTCAGGTGTCAACACAGTCGCCGCAGATTTATCGAAAGCGGTCGACTTCACGAGTTTAATCAGTCATGATTTATCCGGAGCG ACTTTAGAATACCCAAACAGCCTGCCCAAGATGAGTGCGGCCGTAATGAACATACATAAATTGGGATTTCCTCGTGGTCAGATCATGATGGGCGTGCCATTTTATGGAAG GTCTCGAAAACTCGTCGATTCAACCTGCACTGCTGATGGATGTGGGATTGTATCTGGCCTTGGATCGACTTCAGAGTGCCTATCAACAACGAGCATTGGCCGAGGAACGTTCCCATATTTTGCTATCAGCGACCGACTAAATGGGGGAACCCTAGACGAAGACTCGAATGGGGAATCGACCGAGATAGACGGCTCTGCAGCTCGATACGTAACAGGTACTGGCTATGTGTTCGACTATGAAACTCCAGCTTCTGTTGTCGAAAAGGCACGAGCGGCTACTATGCTATGCTTAGGTGGACTTTCAA TCTCCGCGCTGGACCAAGACAACCGGAAGTTCGAACTGACAACAGCCATTTGGGGTGCAGGCGCACTTGTACCTACTGCTGCAGAGATTGCTAGTACCATCTCCGGAGAGCCGCTTACTGAGAATGGGCTAGTTAGCGTTGAATTTTGG GATAAGGCAGCTGACCAGATCTTGGCCAAATATCCGAGTCTCTCCATGCAACTGAACTACCAAGTGATGTTATTGTTGGGGATCAGAGCTCTGGATGCAGTGGCCAGTAGCTTGTATGAGTATTTGAAGTTTAGTGCCCTGAGTGAAGACTCGTTCGCACTATATAAG AAATGGGAGACCAAAG CACTCAATTGGGCTCTTGCAAACGAAACAGGAAAAGGAAACGACTTTTGGCAATGCTC GAGACACGCAGACTCCGATTTCTCTCATGATACATGTCCAGGGGGACATAACACTCGTGGCGCCGATGTGAATGATGTATACTGGAGACTAACAGATCCTGGCGGTTTCTCCAACTACCTAGTCGAATCTCTTGGGATGGACACGTCTAACCTTATTATCGGAGACATTTATGTTGGAAGAAACC CATCAACATGTATCAGTTTCCCGCTTCGCCGAGAGCTTTCTTCGAACGCCACCAATGTAACTTTGACACTCAAGTATGACGATGCAGTCCCGGAAACCAATGCGACCATCATCGCCAATTCGGAAATTTTTGAGGATGATGGCACTGGACGTGTTCGCCGTGTTCAAGTTGGTAACTCCTCGATCGAAGCTAGACATCATGTCAGCAGCATGCCGCCATATGACCCCGCCGACAACTCAGAAGGTTTTTCCCCATACGATCCAGATAAGGACTGCCGCACACTCTGGCACGACGTTTTGCTGATCGACGCCGACAAGTTTTTCCCGAACATCAAGGATGGAATCCAAGCGTACTTAGATCAATACGAAGAGTTCAAGCTTTCGGCGATCAACTTGGCTTCCTCACCTTTTGAAACTGTCGAATCCTTGGCACCTTCCCTATACTTAACTCTCACAACGTTGACATCCGGCAATGACACATTATATTCGACCATGCAATATA TTGAACAAGTGAAGTACGACAAGGCACTTCAGGAGCAGTATGATGCACTTGAAG AGCAAGCTCGGCAAGCGGGAATCCAGCTCATTATCGACATAGTCTTGACTTTATTGAGTTTCGTACCATTTGGAGGACTCGTAAGTGGAGCCGCACGTGCTGCTCGAGCTCTTGTTCCTGTCTTTAGGTCGGCTCGAGCGACGCGTTCCCTTGCTCGTGGCCTGGAAAAGGCTTTGGATGGCGCAATGGATGCTCGAAGTCTTCGGTCTGTCGACGAGCTTTTGAGCCCCATTGCTCTGGAGGGCCGGGGCCGGATCGGCAAGGCCTTGGATCGAATTCAAGAGTTCGGATTTTCTTGCGATAACTCAGATTACACTGGACTGGCGTTAGACATGTTCAGCTTAGCGGAGCCGGCTTTACCCTCCCTACCTCTGCCCCGACGCAGTTTCTTGTACAACGATACTTTCACAGAGCCATCAGGTCAAGACCTCTCCACGATTGACTCCACTTCCCCCATAATTAATCCCAATGAAAGCAAGCGGTCGGAATGGAGCCATCTTCACTCACGAGCGCCGGCTCAGGTCGAGACTTGTATCTGGCGCCCAAAA TTTAACGCTGCCGAATTTAAGTCGAAAAACTATAGGTCTTTTTGCCACGATACTTCGGCGCTATATCCCATGGAATGGGTGGATGTAGACAACAACAATGAAGTCAAGAAGGTCACATACGCTGATTGCCGACCACCTAATGGTAACGACCGCACCACCGTTGCGGCAGGGATGAGGTTTGCCGACAAGGATAAGCGGAAAGCAAAGAACCTACCTCCTGATCCCAAGTATT GTATGTTGCTATCTTCTGCTCCAA GAATCGAG CTTTTGCGCGCTCTCAAATTGGATCAGCCAAAGTTCACAAAGGCGGATGCTGAC ATCATGTGCAATCAACCGGAGTACAAGGCTTTCTTCCAGAAAGTAATTGATAGGATGAATTCGCCTGAAA ACATGCGTCCGTTATACCGGGGGCCAA ATACCTTGAAGAATCGGTTCATAGACTCAGGAACACTGCCCGCAGATAGCACCCCTGATTCAACCTGGGAAAGCTACCAGAGAGCGGCAGCTGCGACTCAATCTGAAGATGGAAAAGAGATGCAGATAATGA ATCGATACATGAACTCTGCGGCCGACGCTCGCCTGAAGACCGCAAAGGATTTAGATGTGCTTGTCAAGGGGCTTAGTTTCCAGGATCCAGAAGCAGCCAGGCTCTTTGCAACAC TCAAATTAGATGATC GTTACATCACAGTCGGCGGCCAGACTAATAAAGTGGGAATACTAGAG GCAACAAACCATGCGAATACCGAGCGTTACGCTCAGAAGCTTGAACGCGTGAAGTTCAGGGCTGAACCCGCTATTGACAATACCAAGGTTTCGGCAGATG TGCCCGGACGCGAAAACGTCCAACAAGAGGCCACGCAAAAGTTGAAATGGATGGCTTGA
- a CDS encoding F-box-like protein: protein MVSSALPTEILASVFGLLPPSNLALASRVCREWKKVAFQPLYHTVYLCLAVHLEQLAQRILTEDAASPTSVSAHLKGLAFDIKYMDEREEEMISEADIAHINAIIPHLAHLQSLSWNLMFVPQDPGTFQLFQTRCPKLTSVHIWIQDDIDFYGDQYTSLFGFKDLSHFSLSVRYLPSGFDTEQLEPLTSLLTRSPDISSLVLDLVSTDGESYYSPTALVSALGENRVLPRLRRFHVHGHQDPNWTTFFEKPDSHPLRQFLIRHPGIEDIGFGLFEETEYGDVIDPAQVARLFPSLKHFEGPAFLFQPLVQSTLAEQIETLVILDARLQEGDIPLSNIYDKVSALPKLRKFGIWSSEIDEDILVNVLRTIVDAANQLEEVEIHADIESDYGEVMDLLAKLSNLRSVTFSESILPVFAENDDEEESDWDGLASKLRHTCPKLQTIYKAIVKFGGEDREKVWESSYA from the exons ATGGTCAGCTCAGCCCTTCCTACCGAGATTCTGGCTAGTGTGTTCGGCCTACTTCCGCCGTCGAATCTTGCCTTGGCCTCACGCGTCTGTCGCGAATGGAAAAAAGTCGCCTTCCAGCCTCTCTACCATACCGTTTACCTCTGTCTCGCCGTCCATCTCGAGCAGCTTGCCCAGCGGATCCTTACCGAGGATGCAGCCAGTCCAACCTCAGTCTCAGCCCACCTGAAAGGACTTGCGTTCGACATCAAATACATGGACGAGCGCGAAGAGGAAATGATATCCGAGGCCGATATCGCCCACATCAACGCGATAATTCCCCATCTAGCCCACCTCCAATCTTTGTCTTGGAATCTGATGTTCGTGCCACAAGATCCAGGCACATTCCAGCTATTCCAAACTCGGTGCCCGAAGCTCACTTCGGTTCATATTTGGATTCAAGATGATATTGATTTCTACGGCG ATCAGTATACTAG CCTGTTCGGATTCAAGGATCTATCCCACTTTTCCCTATCAGTGCGATATTTAC CATCCGGATTCGATACCGAACAACTCGAACCATTAACCTCACTGCTCACTCGCTCCCCCGACATCTCTTCCCTCGTACTTGACCTCGTGAGCACAGACGGTGAAAGCTACTACTCTCCAACAGCACTCGTCTCCGCACTCGGTGAAAATCGGGTCTTGCCCCGTCTACGACGTTTCCACGTACACGGACACCAAGACCCCAACTGGACTACATTTTTCGAGAAACCCGATTCGCACCCGTTGCGCCAATTCTTGATTCGGCATCCAGGAATCGAGGATATAGGATTCGGCCTTTTCGAAGAAACTGAATATGGAGATGTGATTGACCCAGCGCAGGTCGCGCGCCTTTTCCCTTCTTTGAAACACTTTGAAGGACCTGCGTTTCTATTTCAGCCCCTTGTTCAGTCGACGTTGGCTGAACAGATCGAGACGCTAGTGATACTTGACGCGCGATTACAGGAAGGGGATATTCCGCTGAGTAATATATACGACAAGGTATCTGCGTTGCCGAAACTTAGGAAGTTTGGAATTTGGTCGAGCGAGATTGACGAGGATATTTTGGTTAATGTTTTACGTACGATCGTCGACGCCGCAAACCAACTGGAAGAAGTAGAAATTCACGCGGATATAGAAAGTGACTAT GGAGAAGTGATGGACTTGCTGGCAAAGTTATCAAACCTGCGCAGTGTCACGTTCAGTGAATCGATTCTCCCAGTCTTTGCCGAAAacgacgacgaagaagaaTCGGACTGGGATGGACTGGCTTCAAAGCTTAGACATACCTGCCCAAAGCTACAGACTATCTACAAAGCGATCGTCAAGTTTGGCGGGGAAGATCGCGAAAAAGTCTGGGAGTCGTCGTATGCATGA